One window from the genome of Candidatus Atribacteria bacterium encodes:
- the rpsQ gene encoding 30S ribosomal protein S17, with amino-acid sequence MLSGNKIKTKIGEVVSDSMEKSIVVKVEYLVSHPLYKKRIKKSTKFIAHDEENKCSIGDKVKIAETRPLSKRKRWRVMEILEKTK; translated from the coding sequence ATGCTATCCGGGAATAAAATTAAAACAAAAATTGGGGAAGTTGTAAGTGATAGTATGGAGAAGAGCATAGTTGTAAAAGTTGAATACCTGGTATCACATCCTCTTTACAAAAAAAGGATTAAAAAATCAACTAAATTTATCGCGCATGATGAAGAAAATAAATGTAGTATCGGTGATAAGGTAAAAATTGCTGAAACACGACCTTTAAGCAAAAGAAAAAGATGGAGAGTTATGGAGATTTTAGAAAAAACTAAATAA
- a CDS encoding 50S ribosomal protein L29, with product MKASELRDLSLEELQKKLTDFKDELFSLRFQVVTGQLGNFTRIKEVKHNIARTKTILREIELGKNKVN from the coding sequence ATGAAAGCAAGTGAATTGAGAGATTTATCATTAGAAGAATTACAAAAAAAGCTAACAGATTTTAAAGATGAATTATTTAGTTTGAGATTTCAAGTTGTTACAGGACAATTAGGTAATTTTACAAGGATAAAAGAAGTAAAGCATAATATTGCTAGAACAAAAACAATTCTAAGGGAAATTGAATTAGGAAAAAATAAAGTCAATTGA
- a CDS encoding 50S ribosomal protein L16, with protein sequence MLQPTRTKYRKTHRGTMKGCAQKGNFIAFGDFGLQALESHWITSAQIEAARVAITHAIKRGGKVWVRIFPDKSVTKKPAETRMGKGKGAPDHWVAVVKPGKVLFELGGVELNLAKEAMRLAAHKLPIKTRFLSRDEQVVG encoded by the coding sequence ATGTTACAACCAACTAGGACAAAATACCGGAAAACACATAGGGGAACCATGAAAGGATGTGCCCAAAAAGGAAATTTTATTGCTTTTGGAGATTTTGGTTTGCAAGCATTAGAATCTCACTGGATAACTAGTGCTCAAATAGAAGCAGCCCGGGTTGCTATTACACATGCAATAAAAAGAGGTGGAAAAGTTTGGGTGAGAATATTTCCGGATAAATCAGTGACTAAAAAACCAGCAGAAACTAGAATGGGGAAAGGTAAAGGAGCCCCCGACCATTGGGTGGCAGTAGTAAAACCTGGAAAGGTATTATTTGAATTAGGTGGAGTTGAACTTAATTTGGCTAAAGAAGCAATGCGTTTAGCTGCTCATAAGTTACCCATAAAAACTCGTTTTCTTTCCAGAGACGAACAGGTGGTGGGATAG
- a CDS encoding 30S ribosomal protein S3 produces MGQKVHPKGLRIGIIKDWDDKWFAKKGYAENIYQDYKIKKYIENRLKHAGISSIEIERIADRVRLTINCARPGIVIGRKGAEVAKLKEELSKFVKNDLQIKIIEVKKPELDAKLVAESIAEQLERRGSTKRSMRQAANRTMKMGAEGIKVSCSGRIGGAEIARTEWHLEGRLPLHTLRANIDYNLAEANTTYGKIGVKVWIFRGEVLPVKNKEVYSQNETNKVFIGKKAEDLSGEGEQKDVTTN; encoded by the coding sequence TTGGGACAGAAAGTACATCCAAAAGGATTGAGAATTGGAATTATAAAAGATTGGGACGATAAGTGGTTTGCAAAAAAGGGTTATGCAGAAAACATATATCAGGATTACAAGATAAAAAAATATATTGAGAATCGTTTAAAGCATGCAGGGATTTCTTCTATCGAAATTGAACGTATTGCCGATCGGGTGAGGTTAACTATTAATTGTGCAAGACCAGGTATTGTAATTGGTCGTAAAGGTGCGGAAGTCGCTAAATTAAAAGAAGAGCTTTCAAAATTTGTAAAAAATGATTTACAAATAAAAATTATTGAGGTAAAAAAACCAGAATTAGACGCTAAATTGGTTGCTGAGAGTATCGCGGAACAACTGGAAAGAAGAGGTTCTACCAAAAGATCAATGAGGCAGGCTGCTAATCGAACTATGAAAATGGGGGCTGAAGGAATAAAGGTGTCTTGTTCGGGTAGAATAGGTGGAGCCGAAATAGCAAGAACAGAATGGCATTTAGAGGGTAGGTTACCTCTTCATACTTTACGAGCGAACATAGATTATAATCTCGCCGAAGCTAATACGACTTATGGAAAAATTGGTGTTAAAGTATGGATTTTCCGAGGAGAAGTGCTTCCAGTAAAAAACAAAGAAGTATATTCCCAGAATGAGACAAACAAGGTTTTTATTGGTAAGAAGGCAGAAGATTTAAGTGGAGAAGGAGAACAAAAAGATGTTACAACCAACTAG
- a CDS encoding 50S ribosomal protein L22: MSIKAVGKYLPISARKGRQILDIIRGKNAGEALLSMKFLPNRSAKMVYNVLNSAIYNAQNNNNINVEDLYISEAYANDGPITKRFRPRAMGRASKIRKRTSHITIIVDHKGEGK, encoded by the coding sequence ATGAGTATAAAGGCAGTAGGTAAATATTTACCTATATCAGCCCGCAAAGGGAGACAGATCTTAGATATTATTCGGGGTAAGAATGCTGGTGAAGCGCTCTTAAGCATGAAATTTCTTCCTAACCGTTCCGCTAAAATGGTATACAATGTTTTAAACTCTGCGATTTATAATGCGCAAAATAATAATAATATAAACGTGGAAGATTTGTATATATCCGAAGCCTATGCTAATGATGGACCTATCACTAAAAGATTTCGACCTCGGGCTATGGGTAGAGCAAGCAAAATAAGAAAAAGAACTAGCCATATTACCATTATAGTTGATCATAAAGGGGAGGGGAAGTAA
- a CDS encoding 30S ribosomal protein S19, giving the protein MSRSLKKGPYINEKLLGKIRELNQKRKKAIIKTWSRSSTIFPVMVGHTIAVHNGKRHIPVYITENMVGHKLGEFSPTRIFKGHSAHTERSTSVK; this is encoded by the coding sequence ATGTCTAGATCTTTAAAAAAAGGACCTTATATTAATGAAAAATTGTTAGGTAAAATTAGGGAACTTAATCAGAAGAGAAAGAAAGCTATTATTAAAACTTGGTCTAGAAGTTCAACGATTTTTCCTGTAATGGTCGGGCATACCATTGCTGTCCATAATGGAAAAAGACATATTCCGGTGTATATTACCGAAAATATGGTAGGTCACAAATTAGGAGAATTTTCTCCTACTAGAATTTTTAAAGGACATAGTGCTCATACTGAGAGATCTACCTCGGTAAAGTAG
- a CDS encoding 50S ribosomal protein L2: protein MAEIKKFKPTSPGRRFMTISTFDEITNDKPEKSLTVGLKRRGGRNHQGRLTVRHQGGGNKRKYRIIDFRNQKEGVPAKVSSIEYDPNRSARIALLKYYDGDKRYILCPANLKVGDVIVSGRDADIKVGNSKSLKDIPTGTLIHNIELKPGQGGKLVRSAGTVAQLMAKEGKYAHVRLPSGEVRLIHLECQASIGQIGNLTHENLSHGKAGKSRWLGIRPTVRGVAMNPIDHPMGGGEGKSSGGRHPVSPTGIPAKGYRTRKKNKPSDRYIVKRRTKK from the coding sequence ATGGCGGAGATAAAAAAATTTAAACCTACTTCTCCAGGGAGAAGATTTATGACCATTTCGACCTTTGATGAAATAACGAATGATAAACCTGAAAAATCTTTAACCGTAGGACTTAAAAGAAGAGGCGGGAGGAATCACCAAGGCAGGTTAACCGTTAGACATCAAGGTGGTGGAAATAAAAGAAAGTATAGGATAATTGATTTTAGAAATCAAAAGGAAGGAGTTCCAGCGAAGGTTTCAAGTATCGAGTATGATCCAAATCGTTCAGCACGAATTGCTTTACTCAAATACTATGACGGGGATAAGAGATACATTCTATGTCCGGCAAATTTAAAAGTGGGAGATGTAATCGTATCCGGAAGAGATGCGGATATAAAAGTAGGAAATTCAAAATCTTTAAAAGATATCCCCACTGGTACCTTAATTCATAATATTGAATTAAAACCAGGGCAAGGAGGAAAATTAGTTCGTTCAGCTGGAACAGTAGCTCAACTTATGGCCAAAGAAGGAAAATATGCTCATGTTAGATTGCCTTCCGGAGAAGTGAGGCTAATTCATTTGGAGTGTCAAGCCAGCATTGGGCAAATCGGTAACCTAACTCATGAAAATTTGTCTCATGGTAAAGCAGGAAAAAGTAGATGGCTTGGTATTAGACCAACCGTTAGAGGGGTAGCCATGAACCCCATTGATCATCCCATGGGTGGGGGAGAAGGAAAGAGCTCTGGAGGTAGACACCCTGTTTCTCCAACCGGTATACCGGCAAAGGGATATAGGACCAGAAAAAAGAATAAACCTTCAGATAGATATATCGTAAAAAGAAGGACGAAAAAATAG
- a CDS encoding 50S ribosomal protein L23, translated as MPSNKDIILEPIISEKTVRLKKENKYVFKVDWKVNSTEVGKSIEEKFKTKVAKVNIIKMLGKKKSLGKYSGKTSHWKKAIVTLKEGEKIKELENI; from the coding sequence ATGCCTTCAAATAAAGATATTATATTAGAACCAATCATTTCCGAGAAAACAGTAAGATTAAAAAAGGAAAATAAATATGTATTTAAGGTTGATTGGAAAGTTAATTCCACCGAAGTTGGAAAATCTATTGAGGAAAAATTTAAAACGAAAGTTGCAAAAGTAAATATTATAAAGATGCTTGGTAAAAAGAAGAGTTTGGGAAAATACTCTGGGAAGACATCCCATTGGAAGAAAGCGATAGTTACCCTAAAAGAGGGCGAAAAAATAAAAGAATTAGAAAATATCTAA
- a CDS encoding 50S ribosomal protein L4, giving the protein MIALSVHNVKGENIGEVTLKDNIFNTKVNRYLVHQAVKRYLANKRRGTASTKNRSEVRGGGAKPWKQKGTGRARAGTNSSPIWVGGGIVFGPNPRDYSFSLPKKMKVAAIKSVLSDKFDNKEIIIIDKLSLEENKTSKMVEILKNLHAFKKPLIIIEKEDNGIMQATRNIKEAQVLPVSKINAYDLINHEKIIITQEALKQIEEVFV; this is encoded by the coding sequence ATGATTGCTTTATCAGTTCATAATGTTAAGGGAGAAAATATTGGAGAAGTTACCCTAAAAGATAATATTTTTAACACTAAAGTAAATAGATATCTAGTTCATCAAGCAGTTAAACGCTATTTGGCAAACAAAAGAAGAGGAACTGCTTCTACAAAAAATAGGAGCGAAGTAAGAGGTGGAGGAGCTAAGCCTTGGAAACAAAAAGGAACTGGAAGGGCTAGAGCAGGAACTAATAGTTCGCCTATATGGGTAGGTGGCGGAATTGTATTTGGCCCCAACCCTAGAGATTATTCCTTTTCTTTACCAAAAAAAATGAAAGTTGCTGCTATAAAATCAGTTTTATCGGATAAGTTCGATAATAAAGAAATTATCATTATAGATAAATTATCCTTAGAAGAAAATAAGACTAGTAAAATGGTGGAAATTTTGAAAAATTTGCATGCATTTAAAAAACCGTTAATAATCATTGAAAAAGAGGATAATGGTATCATGCAAGCAACAAGAAATATTAAGGAGGCACAAGTCTTGCCTGTTTCTAAAATAAATGCTTATGACCTTATAAATCATGAAAAGATAATAATTACTCAAGAAGCTTTAAAGCAAATTGAGGAGGTGTTCGTATAA
- a CDS encoding 50S ribosomal protein L3 yields MVAGILGEKLGMTRIFTKDGESIPVTVILAGPCQIVQKKTMEKDGYNAVQLGFKEVKEKKISKPIVKHLEKYKAKPIKHIREFKVDDSNKYLPGTEVKVDIFKEGDRVDIVGISKGKGFAGAIKRHNFSGGPKTHGQKEYFRSVGSMGATDAARVFKGKKLPGHMGTERVTVKNIEVVKINLDRNLVLVRGSVPGAKGAVLVINKNG; encoded by the coding sequence ATGGTAGCAGGAATATTGGGAGAGAAGTTAGGGATGACTAGGATATTTACCAAAGATGGAGAATCTATTCCGGTAACTGTAATTTTAGCTGGTCCCTGTCAGATAGTACAGAAAAAGACCATGGAAAAGGACGGTTACAATGCAGTGCAATTGGGTTTTAAGGAAGTAAAAGAGAAAAAAATTTCTAAACCTATAGTCAAGCACCTTGAAAAATATAAGGCAAAACCAATAAAACATATTAGAGAATTTAAGGTTGACGATTCCAATAAATATTTACCCGGCACAGAAGTTAAGGTAGATATCTTTAAGGAGGGTGATAGGGTAGATATTGTGGGTATATCTAAAGGAAAGGGTTTTGCTGGTGCAATTAAGAGACATAATTTTTCAGGTGGACCTAAAACCCACGGTCAGAAGGAGTATTTTAGATCAGTCGGTTCAATGGGTGCTACGGATGCAGCTCGAGTATTTAAGGGAAAAAAATTACCAGGACATATGGGAACAGAAAGAGTTACCGTGAAAAATATAGAAGTGGTAAAAATTAACCTCGATAGAAATTTAGTTTTAGTAAGAGGTTCAGTTCCTGGTGCCAAAGGAGCAGTACTGGTCATTAATAAAAATGGGTAA
- a CDS encoding 30S ribosomal protein S10, which yields MQKIRIRLQAYDHRILDNSSLMIVDTIKRIGGRFSGPIPLPTEINKYCVLRSPHVDKKSREQFEMRTHKRLIDILEPSTKTIEALMHLDLPSGVDIELKTLE from the coding sequence ATGCAAAAAATAAGAATTCGCTTACAAGCATATGATCACAGAATATTAGATAATTCTTCCTTAATGATAGTAGATACAATAAAAAGAATTGGCGGAAGATTCTCTGGTCCTATACCTTTACCAACAGAAATAAATAAATATTGTGTCTTACGTTCCCCACATGTGGACAAAAAGTCAAGGGAGCAGTTTGAAATGAGAACTCATAAAAGATTAATAGATATTTTAGAGCCTTCTACCAAGACTATAGAAGCATTAATGCATCTTGATTTACCATCAGGTGTAGATATTGAGCTAAAAACTCTAGAATAA
- the tuf gene encoding elongation factor Tu (EF-Tu; promotes GTP-dependent binding of aminoacyl-tRNA to the A-site of ribosomes during protein biosynthesis; when the tRNA anticodon matches the mRNA codon, GTP hydrolysis results; the inactive EF-Tu-GDP leaves the ribosome and release of GDP is promoted by elongation factor Ts; many prokaryotes have two copies of the gene encoding EF-Tu), with protein DVTGTVTLPEGVEMVMPGDRVTISGELITPIAMEKQLRFAIREGGRTISAGVVSEIIE; from the coding sequence GGATGTAACCGGAACCGTCACTCTTCCCGAAGGGGTAGAGATGGTTATGCCCGGGGATAGAGTCACTATTAGCGGGGAATTGATTACTCCTATCGCTATGGAGAAACAGCTCCGCTTTGCTATTCGAGAAGGAGGGCGTACGATCAGTGCCGGAGTAGTAAGTGAGATAATAGAATAA